The following proteins are co-located in the Legionella busanensis genome:
- a CDS encoding NUDIX hydrolase encodes MISTLKCLKNQHGKSSKQTMKETFLNTKNLLAIANEIQAIAQTGLSYCNDIYDRERYKQLMGVAAKLFTIKDEEASALKVKFLAESGYASPKIDVRAVIFKENKLLFVREKQDGKWSLPGGWADVNLSPSECIVKEVQEETGLLCRATRLLALWDTARHEHPPHWPYTYKCIFECEVLGGQFASDHEIIDISFFSIDKLPPLSKNRITKQQIATIIKLLEVKKGYTIFD; translated from the coding sequence TTGATTTCGACTTTAAAGTGTTTGAAAAACCAACATGGTAAATCATCTAAACAAACTATGAAAGAAACCTTTTTAAATACCAAAAATCTACTAGCTATTGCTAATGAAATACAAGCTATTGCACAAACCGGGCTATCTTATTGTAATGATATTTATGATAGAGAGCGCTATAAGCAATTGATGGGTGTAGCAGCAAAGTTATTTACTATAAAAGATGAAGAGGCAAGTGCCTTAAAGGTAAAATTTTTAGCTGAATCTGGGTATGCTTCACCTAAAATTGATGTTAGGGCAGTGATTTTTAAAGAAAATAAATTATTGTTTGTACGAGAAAAACAAGATGGCAAATGGTCTTTACCTGGAGGTTGGGCTGATGTAAATTTATCACCCTCAGAATGTATTGTAAAAGAAGTTCAAGAAGAAACGGGCTTACTATGTAGAGCTACAAGGCTCCTTGCTCTCTGGGATACAGCGCGACATGAGCATCCACCTCACTGGCCATACACTTATAAATGTATCTTTGAGTGTGAAGTACTAGGTGGTCAATTTGCCAGTGATCATGAAATTATTGACATTAGCTTTTTTTCTATTGATAAATTGCCTCCTTTATCAAAAAATAGGATTACAAAACAGCAAATAGCGACAATAATTAAATTATTAGAGGTAAAAAAAGG